The Theobroma cacao cultivar B97-61/B2 chromosome 2, Criollo_cocoa_genome_V2, whole genome shotgun sequence genome includes the window CGAAATCCAGCATTCATCCCATCCCATGTCAACAAAGAGAGCCGCTTTTCCATTTATTCATTCATTTCTATGTTTGTCTCTTCAAATTTCTCCATAATTTTCTTCAAGAAATAATTTGGATGCAAATTGTAGGACAGCTAAGGTCATATCGAAGTAAACGAAGCTCTAATGTTTCTCCTTTtatttcaaaaccaaaaaaaaaaaaaaatgaagctCTAAACTAGtgaccaaaaaagaaaataccgCATTACCAATCTCAAGGAACATAGTTGGTTTGGTTGTTATAGGTCCATGATGGGTACCCTCCAAAGTTATctataaccaaattaaacaataataaGAAGCAAAAATAGGTAACTTAACAACATAGTAAgcaataatcaataaattaaattgacCTCAAATTCAGGAACCAAATTATGAGACTGAGCAATTATCTTCAAAAGCCTAAGCCATGGCCCTATCCTAGGGTCAGGCGGCGCCGCCCAACCGGGCCTCCCACCCTGTGGCGGAACATCCCCTTCACGCAAATGAGGCACCCCTACATTTCACCCACACAAAAAAGTAGTAAGCTTTTGATctcaagaataaaaaaaataaagaaactttaaacaaacaaaaaaaaataccgATCGGGTGAACAGTGAGAGCAGGGCGGTTGGAAACGGCGGTGTGTTTGCTGAAGAAAATAACCTCGTCGACGGCCTCACCGGTGGCTTCTTCCCAACGGCGATCCAAATCATCCTCTTCGACTATGCTTTTGTTGTGTTGAAGCAGTCGAACGTTTCGATTAGTAAAGCTTATGATGTCCTGACAGATATAAACGAACAAAGTCACCGTCGTATCTGGTCAAGATTGagaataaatttttcattgatcACGTGATCAAGATAGTGttatcaattaatttgattatattaacAGCTACCCGGAACAAAGAGGGACCGGGGAGCCAACCGGGCATGGCCAAGAGGGCGGTGGCTGGGTTGATCGAGGCGGGGTCGGTGGTTGTGGCTACTATCACGGTCACCatgtttctttttccttcgTAATTTTTAGCGTCAGATTTGTGGAATTTAAAGAGGTCAGGTTCAGAACCAGAAGCAGCTGCAGCTTCGCCCACCGGTTGTGGAAGCCAACGGTTTTTGACGAGACGGAGGTTTCGTGCCTGTACGCCCCGAACTCAGCCAGTATTGGAGGCAAGTGAGTTTCGAAACGACAACCCTTTTTAGCATTCTTCTTTTACCCGCACGGCACCGTTTCCTttatttcaaagaaaataaaactaaatattttcGGGGGGATATTATGGTATTTAAaatgttataatttaaattgaaaatgaaaatcttgaaaataataagattataattaataaaattaaaatatgatgTCTCAAtccatatttatttaaaatcatagATACTCGaaagaataaatataataCTGCATCATACTAATGctttattcattttcttaaccatatgatattttatatattgagtgttataatatattatataaacactgaaataagatatttttaaacattttaatttattaaaatatataaataataaatttaatttgcaaaataaataaaatagaaaatgaaaattgtggGAAAAAGGGGGCGCAGACATAGGTATAGGTGGCAACGAGAACAGATGTTGAATTCCTCGGCAGCATTATTCCGCAGGATATCTGTGTCGTGGCTGATGGCTCCCAAGTTCAAACCCCGCCGCCTCCCTCCTGGTAATCACTCAAACCCTGAACCCTTTTTCTGTTTGTTTGTTTATCATT containing:
- the LOC18610176 gene encoding D-aminoacyl-tRNA deacylase, giving the protein MVTVIVATTTDPASINPATALLAMPGWLPGPSLFRDIISFTNRNVRLLQHNKSIVEEDDLDRRWEEATGEAVDEVIFFSKHTAVSNRPALTVHPIGVPHLREGDVPPQGGRPGWAAPPDPRIGPWLRLLKIIAQSHNLVPEFEITLEGTHHGPITTKPTMFLEIGSTDEYWKRQDAAQVIALLVWKGLGLGGGDEVGKWGRENDNNKVLLGIGGGHYAPRHMDVVIKGSVWVGHLLSGYSLPMEDPSQSKVNGNTEGIGGTWRESIKVAFEATKSAFPGGEVMAHLDHKSLKSWQKNAITAFLGEQNIKIGKPNDFI